The DNA window aaagattgaTCCTACCTTGATGTTttggattgttgggagaggagtcccacatcggctaattaaggagttgatcatgggtttatataagtaaggaatacatctccattggtacgaggccttttgggaaaaccaaaaggcaaaaccacgagaacttatgctcaaagtggacaatatcataccattgtgaagattcgtgattcctaacatggtatcagaatcatgcccttaacttaacaatgtcaatagaattctcaaatgtcgaacaaaaaagtcGTGAGTCttaaaggtgtagtcaaaagtgactgtcgaacaaatggtgtattttgttcgagggctccataggcttcaatggaggctctatggtgtactttgttcgaggggaggggaggactgttgaggattgttgggagaagagTCACACATCCGTtgattaaggggttgatcatggatttataagtaaggaatacatcttcattagTATTAAGTCTTTtaggaaaaagtaaaagcaatatcataccattccTAACCTACCAAAGAGAGAACTTTACAAGAAATTAAGGAGGGTGGTAGAACTTTCAGAATAGAATTATACCTCTTCTGTTATaatctcttcctcttcttcttccccatcTCCTTCCTCCTCATCGTCCTTCTTCTCTGGCTCCACAACTTCCTTATTCTCCAACTGATCAAGTGCTGCCTTCGCCTTGTGGTAATTGACCACAATTCTTCGACTTCGCCACTGCAGCTTCTGTCGAGACCCAAATTCCTCCATCAAGGCCTCCTGATGGTTCCTCTTTCTCTCAGATCTTATAActtcttgcttcttcttctctttaatCGGATCTTGGCGGCCAATTCCAGCTCGTGACCGTCGAATCTCAAGTCCCACAGGCTCTGCCAGTCCCGATCCCTCCTTGCCCAAAGCTGCGCCAGGAGTGTACCCCATTTGCTTCAACAACTTAAATCCAATGTTCGATTGTGGAATCGGAGCCTCTATTCTCGCCAATGTCTGTTCATCCTCTTCGAATTGCTTCCGTTCTCTATCCCGTCTGCGCTGTTCTTGCCAATTGAAGGTTTTGGGCTTCTTAATCGACGTTTGAACAGCAGGGGCTTTATTAGCAGGAAGCTgcaattaaatttgattttaagtcCAAGAAACTAATGGAGTAACTAGCCCTAGAATTTATCGATTAGCTGAAGAACAAAGCAAAGCCAGCAGACCTTACCTTCTTGGACATGGATTTGGAAGAGCTAGTAACTTCAGGAGGAAGCAACTTAGAAAGGTCGCCCATGTAATCATCTTCTCCATCGTCTGGTTCGTTGGATTGCTTGAAAGCTGATTCCGCCATAGCTCGTGACCTCTGAAacgaaaatataatttacCGCTATTTGgaccttcttttaaaaaaaagatgttaaattagtataaaaaaaaaaattaaaaaaaaaaagaatatcattaaaaaactcttttatttagaaaacatttataaattcGTAACCGTTTCAGCCGACGTGGACGCCAGCTCATCAACTCCCAACAATTGCAAGAACTTCATCGTCTTCATTGCCGCCAAAGAGTACGCTCATTTGCAGGCGATTTTTTCACACTGTCCGTACGAGTTCCTTTTCTCTCTGTGCGAACCAGTTCAGCACGCCTTCCTtctgctctctctctcgaagGTACCATTTCCAAACCCTAACTTCCACTGAACAACTTCTCCGTGCCgccattttttccttttggagtAATTCTTGTTGCAGAGAAAGAGTAGCAAGAAAACAACTCTGTTCTTCGGCTTTAACTACTTCGCGTCAACGTCTTACTCTTAatctttttgtagtttttgaTTCTTACTTGGAATATTGGTGTGGTGACTTCTTCTGTGGTTTAATCTTCTTGTACGCTACCATGTTCTTGACGCTTTACTTGTGTTCGATTCTTTGTTCCATGGAAACAGAGAATCATCAAACTGGACCGTAGTTTTTGGAGAAATGCTCCAACAGCGTCTGTTTGGGTATTTTAATGTCGTTTTCTATTTGACGATTCTGACATCGCTGGCTAGGGCCTTCACTAATCCGTCGGATGGTAACTATTTCAACTACATTTTTTCTGCTTGAATGTAgcttattaattttagtttcttgGCTTCGAATTAGGAACTTGATTGGAATAGAGCACTGGTTTTTATGGTTATAGTTTCTTGACGTCTTCTGATAGCCTCCTGATCATAAGCTATCTTGAGGATTAATATATGATAATCGTAGACATCACCTGCTTGCGAATCATTCCGAAGCTTTATTGCTAGTCTTTTACCCGTTATTGACGGATTGATATTGTGTACTGTACAGTTGCAGCTCTTCAGGATCTGTACAGTGCCATGAACTATCCACTAGAGCTTAAAGGATGGAGAAAAGAAGGTGGAGATCCTTGTGAGGAATCATGGACTGGAGTGTCTTGCTCCGGTTTCTCTGTAATGTACCTGTAATGTCATAAAGCTCCTTGAACATCATAA is part of the Cucurbita pepo subsp. pepo cultivar mu-cu-16 chromosome LG03, ASM280686v2, whole genome shotgun sequence genome and encodes:
- the LOC111791021 gene encoding G patch domain-containing protein 11, giving the protein MAESAFKQSNEPDDGEDDYMGDLSKLLPPEVTSSSKSMSKKLPANKAPAVQTSIKKPKTFNWQEQRRRDRERKQFEEDEQTLARIEAPIPQSNIGFKLLKQMGYTPGAALGKEGSGLAEPVGLEIRRSRAGIGRQDPIKEKKKQEVIRSERKRNHQEALMEEFGSRQKLQWRSRRIVVNYHKAKAALDQLENKEVVEPEKKDDEEEGDGEEEEEEIITEEDLESILIKLRDEHRYCLFCGYQYDSIELLLSNCPGINEDDH